AGTAGGCCATCGGGTAGACCCCGACGAGCAGGAACGCCAGGAAGAAGGGCAGGAAGTAGAGGTATGGCGAGAAGCGGAAGTCCCACTGGGAGAGCTTCTGGCGCCACGTCAGCCGCGGCGTCGGCGGACCGGTCTGCTGCGCCGGCTCGCCGGTCCTGAGGGCCTCGATGGTCGTCATCGGGCTGCCTTTCTCGGAGGTGGGGCACGGTGCCCCCGGGCCGGGGAGGTCGTGGAGGACCTCCCCGGCGGGAGCGTCCGTGCTGGACGGGGTCATCGGTCAGGACAGGCTCTCGACGGCCTGCTCGAACGTCGCCCATGACTCGTCCGGCGAGATGCCCTCGTCGACGCGCTGGATCGCGGTGAGGAAGAGGCCGAGGATGTCGGAGTACTTGTCACCCTTGTAGGGGTGGCCGGGCTCGACCGCGGCGGCGCGGTTGGCGAGGATCTTGGCGGTGGGGGCGTCGTTGAAGTAGGGGTCGGTGATGTTCTCCTCGGCGAGCGCCTCCTGCGCCCCGACGTTGGCCGGGTAGTTGCCGGCCGCCTCGAAGGCGGCGAGCTGCTGCTCGGTGTCGGTCAACCAGTTGGCGAGCTCCTTGGCCTCCTCCTGGTGCTCGGACTGCATCGGCACGGCGAGGTAGGACCCGCCCCAGTTGCCGCCGCCGCCGGGGAAGGCGTCGACGAAGTCCCAGCCCTCGACGTCCGGGGCGGCCGACTTCACGTTGGAGAACATCCAGCCCGGGCAGGGGATCGTGGCGAAGCCGTCGTTGGCGAACCCGGCCTCCCAGTCGTCCTCCCACTGCACGACGCGGGGGGAGAGCGTGTCGACCTTGCTGGTGACGGTCTCCCACACGTTCTGGAGCTCGGGGTTGTTCACCTCGACTGTGTTGTCCTCGGTCTGGAAGGGGAACTGCGTCTGGTTCAGCATGGCCTGGGCGATCGCCCCGCTGGAGTCGAACCACTTGGTCTCGGGCAGCTCCTCGGTGAGCTGCTCCCCGGCGGCGAAGTAGCTGTCCCAGCTCTCGAAGACCGCCTTGACCTCCTCGCGGTCGCTCGGGAGCCCGGCCTTCTCGAAGAGGTCGGCGCGGTAGCAGAAGCCCTCGGGGCCCGCGTCGGTCGGGTAGGCGACCTGCTTGCCGTCGGCGGTCTGGGCGTTCTCGTAGGCGTACTCCACCCAGCGGTCGTCGAGCGAGGGGTCGGTGAGGTCGGCGAACTGCTCGGACGCGCCGTCGGTGAGGAACTGCGGCATCGCGTCGCCCTCGATCGCGACCACGTCGGTCAGGCCGTCGCCGGCCTGCAGGGCCTGCGTCATCGTCTGCTTCCACGGGTCCCAGTCGGCGATCTTGGTCATCTTCACCGAGAACGGGCGGTCGGGGTCGGCGTTCCACTGCTCGATCAGCGCGTCGTAGCCGAAGTCGCTGAACGTCGTGATGGTGAGGACGTCGTCCTTGCCGAGCGAGGCCTGGCTCGCCTCGGAGTCGCCGCCGCAGGCGGCCATGGTGCCGGCGACGAGTGCCAGGGCGACACCGACAGCGGCCTTTCGTGGAGTGGTGGAGTGGCGCATGGTCTGGTGCTCCTCGCGGTCGAGCCGGTGGTGGAATCGATTCCACCGCTGTTGCCGGGAAACTATGACGGCCATCACACCAGCCGTCAAGGGGCCCGCTCCGAACGGCTCGTACGCCTGCGTCCGCCCGGTGGAATCGATTCCATTCGAGCGGTGTGCCGACTACGATCGCCGCACCCCCACACCACCGCTCGACCGTCCACGTTCCGGAGGAAGCCATCCGAGCCGAGCAGCTGACCGACGTCGTCACCCACCACGGGGAGGGCATCGGCTGGGACCCCGCCCTCTCGCGCCTCCGCCTCGTCGACGTCTTCGCTGGCGACCTCCTCACCATCGACGGCGGGCTCCTCGAGTCGCGCCTCCACGTGGGCGACGTCGTGGGCGCGTGGCGTCCCCGCGTCGACGGGGGCGTCGTGGTCGCGGCGGACGACAGGTTCCTCCTGCTCGACCCCGCGGGCGGGGTCGAGTGGACCTCGCCCTCGCTGTTCGGGCCGGGTCGCCGCATGAATGACGGAGGGTGCGACCGGCAGGGGCGGTTCTACTGCGGCTCGATGGGCGTGGACGCGCTGCCCGGACAGGGCACCCTGTGGCGGCTCGACCCGGACCGCACGGTCACGCCGGCCCTGACCGACCTCACGATCCCCAACGGACTCGTCTGGTCCGTGGACGGGCGCCGCGCGTACCACGTGGACACCCCACGGGGCTCGGTCGACGTGCTGGAGC
This genomic stretch from Nocardioides renjunii harbors:
- a CDS encoding ABC transporter substrate-binding protein; translation: MRHSTTPRKAAVGVALALVAGTMAACGGDSEASQASLGKDDVLTITTFSDFGYDALIEQWNADPDRPFSVKMTKIADWDPWKQTMTQALQAGDGLTDVVAIEGDAMPQFLTDGASEQFADLTDPSLDDRWVEYAYENAQTADGKQVAYPTDAGPEGFCYRADLFEKAGLPSDREEVKAVFESWDSYFAAGEQLTEELPETKWFDSSGAIAQAMLNQTQFPFQTEDNTVEVNNPELQNVWETVTSKVDTLSPRVVQWEDDWEAGFANDGFATIPCPGWMFSNVKSAAPDVEGWDFVDAFPGGGGNWGGSYLAVPMQSEHQEEAKELANWLTDTEQQLAAFEAAGNYPANVGAQEALAEENITDPYFNDAPTAKILANRAAAVEPGHPYKGDKYSDILGLFLTAIQRVDEGISPDESWATFEQAVESLS
- a CDS encoding SMP-30/gluconolactonase/LRE family protein; the encoded protein is MPTTIAAPPHHRSTVHVPEEAIRAEQLTDVVTHHGEGIGWDPALSRLRLVDVFAGDLLTIDGGLLESRLHVGDVVGAWRPRVDGGVVVAADDRFLLLDPAGGVEWTSPSLFGPGRRMNDGGCDRQGRFYCGSMGVDALPGQGTLWRLDPDRTVTPALTDLTIPNGLVWSVDGRRAYHVDTPRGSVDVLEHDGSTGALGRRTPVARVSGGDPDGMAQDADGGLWVALWGGSAVHRYSLDGTLTAVVEVDAAQVSSCAFGGPGDTHLYITTSRQGLGDAEDPAAGAVFCVDVDVEGAPVAAFAA